The following are from one region of the Anopheles merus strain MAF unplaced genomic scaffold, AmerM5.1 LNR4000092, whole genome shotgun sequence genome:
- the LOC121601444 gene encoding uncharacterized protein LOC121601444, with protein MMQHSPERQPAPQAATYDAPPVNTERTGTSQATNAMTGAETASDPRVEAAQAVRLSVPEMDLHNLPAYFCALEHWFAATRITAKMDHKRYHVLMAQIPLRVYNEIQPIIENVPATERYNYIKRNILQHFGESQRSRLHRLLYGMDLGDRKPSQLLAEMHRASSDTLAGTLLTDLWINKLPPHVQSAVVAAPGSVTEKAVVADTMVECLSASNNTSVHHAVAGVHTTPNDFEQRISRQVDELTQQLNDLITECRNRDQRQSRPRPRPPVSSRVGTEPSEGECYYHRRYGTAARTCRQPCSFPAPVSQRVGQPSSSA; from the coding sequence ATGATGCAACATAGTCCAGAACGTCAACCCGCTCCCCAAGCGGCAACGTACGATGCACCCCCGGTCAACACGGAGAGAACTGGCACgtcccaagcaacaaatgCCATGACAGGAGCAGAAACGGCAAGTGATCCTCGAGTGGAAGCAGCACAAGCCGTTCGACTGAGTGTACCCGAAATGGACCTGCACAATTTGCCTGCATACTTTTGTGCACTGGAGCATTGGTTCGCCGCGACCAGAATCACCGCCAAAATGGACCATAAGCGCTACCACGTATTGATGGCCCAAATTCCTCTTCGAGTGTATAACGAGATCCAGCCGATAATCGAGAATGTACCTGCAACGGAACGGTACAATTACATCAAGCGGAACATCCTCCAGCATTTTGGGGAATCCCAACGTAGCCGCCTCCATCGGCTCCTATACGGCATGGACTTAGGGGACCGCAAGCCATCCCAGCTGCTAGCTGAAATGCACCGAGCCTCCAGCGACACGTTGGCCGGTACGCTCCTCACCGACCTTTGGATCAACAAGCTTCCGCCACATGTGCAATCGGCCGTCGTTGCTGCACCCGGAAGTGTAACTGAGAAAGCTGTCGTCGCCGATACTATGGTGGAGTGCCTGTCCGCATCCAACAACACCAGTGTGCACCATGCCGTAGCCGGGGTGCACACCACCCCCAACGATTTCGAGCAACGCATTTCGCGCCAGGTGGACGAACTCACACAGCAACTTAACGACTTAATCACAGAGTGTCGTAACCGTGACCAACGCCAAAGTCGACCGCGCCCACGTCCACCAGTGTCATCTCGTGTCGGTACAGAACCATCTGAAGGAGAGTGCTACTACCATCGACGTTACGGGACAGCCGCCCGGACCTGCCGCCAGCCCTGTTCGTTTCCAGCCCCTGTCAGCCAGCGCGTCGGCCAGCCGTCGTCTTCAGCCTGA
- the LOC121601443 gene encoding uncharacterized protein LOC121601443 produces MITLQINISNCSTSQNLILQAAKEQHADVILVSELYRQPPNNGNWAVDSSERVAVVAAGSRPIQRMWGSAVPGLVAADIGGITFISCYASPRMTVAEFEEFFNAVEIEVSAHPNVVLGGDFNAWHEAWGSARTKRKGEELLNIIEQLGLVVKTVVIPQLSPDEESQEKALWT; encoded by the coding sequence ATGATTACGCTGCAAATTAATATTTCGAACTGTAGTACTTCGCAGAATCTTATCCTTCAAGCAGCGAAGGAACAACATGCTGACGTGATACTGGTATCGGAGCTATACCGACAGCCACCAAATAATGGTAATTGGGCGGTGGACTCATCGGAAAGAGTAGCGGTGGTAGCTGCTGGATCTCGACCAATCCAGCGGATGTGGGGCAGCGCTGTACCGGGTCTAGTTGCTGCTGACATTGGTGGTATAACCTTCATCAGCTGCTATGCTTCTCCTCGGATGACTGTTGCTGAGTTTGAGGAATTCTTTAACGCAGTTGAAATCGAAGTAAGTGCGCACCCTAACGTAGTGCTAGGAGGGGATTTCAACGCCTGGCACGAGGCTTGGGGAAGCGCTAGGACGAAGCGAAAAGGCGAGGAGCTGCTCAATATCATCGAACAGCTCGGGCTAGTAGTGAAAACCGTGGTAATACCTCAACTTTCACCGGACGAGGAATCGCAGGAGAAAGCGTTATGGACGTGA